Proteins encoded by one window of Lacipirellulaceae bacterium:
- a CDS encoding protein kinase, whose amino-acid sequence MAELKTFLFTDICGSVRLKNEMTGRSVTERDLAFIQTVLTPHRARIEAKLIEMGGRVVSTAGDGHFLVFDNTIQAAQWAVDVQESHRDQPIVLPSGEHVETRMSVHVGVPQVDPSDPDNFVGKSVDYAARLNDYATGGQILCSRSVMAILDDVGLDGIKLYLHGRRELKGIGMVEVHEVLYDEVGPRTMRNEPKSHSHRQWTVIPTMGFAEAETDPTGGIAVVGSAIKQVGNYVLEGQLGAGGMGDVYKARHKQFDRLRAVKVIKPQYVGPGHKDVINRFYNEIKAVGKLEHKNIVVAIDSSNPTDKVHYLVMEYLEGVGLDELVSKVGPLAVPDACEIIRQAAQGLEYIHRHEMVHRDIKPSNLMLTLVDGDKLHSDHSQPSNGDQELGVVKILDLGLALLADQGDDRLTRYDNKAMGTGMYMPPEQWKTTSVDIRADIYSLGCTLYHLLAGNPPFIDSDLRPEKAHEKQPLPPIRSANIPKKLWDVLKKMTAKRQADRYASPAEVAEALVPFLEGHDLAALRRQYDEQSGRIEALTPTHSDMPSRQDTLWSKIRSGTGSMYPTRRWMLGTAMPLLAMAGMLGGTIWMMQRNANRAAENARETAEKTLPSFAHTAVTTNLAPQIEARFDVLVLASEDERLRALLKDYNRDPEEFDVIRQLQEWLGAFSSEHTDLRPDSWFINSRDGTQVARKPTKDSIGKNYAYRDYFHGGGRNLSKKEVSSARPITRPNLSTVYEGSPDKKTGKPAKIKVAFSVPIFETPYDKSSEVLGVLSLSVEVGTLERLDLKSSGDNEVLLVDTRPDYLAGNAEEGLVLDHPEYQSTTDPKDMPRFDGEILASMKKAVKEERGMFITGYRDPLDEAEAKLHWGAFEPVYYDLEADGEKRSTGWVVLVQDVMVE is encoded by the coding sequence ATGGCCGAACTCAAGACCTTTCTGTTCACGGACATCTGCGGTTCGGTGCGTCTCAAGAATGAGATGACCGGCCGCAGCGTGACAGAGCGTGATCTTGCGTTCATTCAGACGGTCCTCACGCCGCATCGTGCGCGGATCGAAGCAAAGCTCATTGAGATGGGCGGGCGGGTTGTCTCCACGGCAGGAGACGGTCACTTCCTGGTGTTCGACAACACGATCCAGGCGGCTCAATGGGCGGTCGACGTTCAAGAAAGCCACCGCGACCAACCGATCGTGCTGCCCAGCGGCGAGCATGTCGAAACGCGGATGAGCGTCCACGTTGGCGTGCCGCAGGTCGACCCGAGTGACCCGGATAACTTCGTCGGCAAGAGCGTCGACTATGCGGCCCGCCTGAACGACTACGCCACCGGCGGTCAGATTCTTTGCAGTCGTAGCGTGATGGCGATCCTCGATGACGTGGGTCTCGATGGGATTAAGCTCTACCTGCATGGCCGTCGCGAGCTCAAAGGCATCGGCATGGTTGAAGTGCACGAGGTGCTCTACGACGAGGTCGGCCCGCGGACGATGCGCAACGAGCCGAAAAGCCATTCACACCGCCAGTGGACGGTAATCCCCACAATGGGCTTTGCTGAGGCGGAGACCGACCCCACCGGTGGCATCGCCGTTGTGGGTTCAGCCATCAAGCAAGTCGGAAACTACGTACTCGAAGGCCAACTTGGTGCGGGCGGCATGGGCGATGTGTATAAGGCACGCCATAAGCAATTCGACCGGCTGCGTGCCGTGAAAGTGATCAAGCCGCAGTACGTAGGACCTGGCCACAAGGACGTGATCAACCGCTTTTACAACGAGATTAAAGCGGTCGGGAAGCTGGAGCATAAGAACATCGTCGTAGCGATCGATAGCTCGAATCCCACGGACAAAGTCCATTACTTGGTGATGGAGTATCTCGAAGGGGTGGGGCTTGATGAGCTGGTTTCCAAGGTCGGTCCGCTCGCGGTTCCCGACGCCTGCGAGATCATCCGCCAAGCGGCCCAAGGTTTGGAATACATCCACCGTCACGAGATGGTGCACCGCGATATCAAGCCCTCGAACCTAATGTTAACGCTTGTTGATGGAGACAAGCTGCACAGCGATCACTCTCAGCCCTCCAACGGCGATCAAGAACTGGGCGTGGTGAAAATCTTGGATCTAGGGCTCGCGTTGCTGGCCGACCAAGGGGATGACCGCCTCACGCGTTACGACAACAAAGCGATGGGCACGGGCATGTACATGCCGCCTGAGCAATGGAAGACCACGAGCGTCGACATTCGGGCGGACATCTACTCACTAGGCTGTACGCTCTATCATTTGCTAGCCGGGAATCCACCGTTTATTGATTCCGATCTGCGGCCTGAGAAAGCGCACGAAAAGCAGCCGCTACCGCCGATTCGGTCAGCGAATATACCGAAGAAGCTCTGGGACGTTTTGAAGAAGATGACGGCTAAGCGGCAAGCCGATCGGTATGCGTCGCCGGCGGAGGTGGCCGAAGCGTTGGTGCCGTTTCTTGAGGGGCACGACTTGGCGGCGCTGCGTCGGCAGTACGACGAGCAATCCGGACGCATTGAAGCGCTCACGCCCACGCACAGCGACATGCCCTCGCGGCAGGACACACTGTGGTCGAAAATCCGCAGCGGCACCGGCAGCATGTACCCGACGCGACGCTGGATGCTGGGGACTGCCATGCCGCTCTTGGCCATGGCGGGCATGCTGGGCGGTACAATTTGGATGATGCAACGGAACGCGAACCGTGCGGCCGAAAATGCCCGCGAAACGGCGGAGAAGACTCTCCCGAGCTTTGCACACACGGCCGTGACGACGAATTTAGCTCCGCAAATCGAAGCCCGCTTCGACGTGCTCGTGCTGGCTAGTGAGGACGAACGCCTCCGCGCGTTGCTGAAGGACTATAACCGGGACCCTGAAGAATTTGATGTGATTCGACAACTTCAGGAATGGCTAGGGGCGTTTTCCAGCGAGCATACCGATCTGCGACCCGATAGTTGGTTTATCAATTCGCGCGATGGCACTCAAGTCGCGCGCAAGCCAACGAAGGACAGTATCGGGAAGAACTATGCGTACCGCGACTATTTCCACGGTGGCGGAAGAAACCTGTCCAAGAAGGAAGTCTCGAGTGCCAGACCGATCACTCGACCTAACCTTTCCACAGTCTACGAGGGGAGTCCGGATAAGAAGACGGGCAAACCAGCGAAGATCAAAGTTGCGTTTTCCGTCCCGATTTTTGAAACCCCGTATGACAAGAGTAGTGAGGTGTTGGGCGTGCTTTCTCTGTCAGTCGAAGTGGGCACGCTGGAGCGTTTAGACCTCAAATCAAGCGGCGATAATGAAGTGCTGCTCGTTGATACTCGGCCCGACTATTTGGCGGGGAATGCCGAAGAGGGATTGGTTCTAGATCACCCCGAGTATCAAAGCACGACCGATCCGAAAGACATGCCGCGGTTTGATGGCGAAATCCTTGCCTCGATGAAGAAGGCAGTCAAAGAAGAACGTGGTATGTTTATCACCGGCTATCGCGACCCGCTGGACGAGGCAGAAGCGAAGCTTCACTGGGGAGCATTTGAGCCGGTCTACTATGACCTGGAGGCGGATGGAGAAAAACGCTCAACCGGCTGGGTGGTGTTGGTGCAGGATGTGATGGTGGAGTAA
- a CDS encoding spondin domain-containing protein, which produces MLRTRLLTAAVIAIAATTSSLSNVKAQDLQVTIENLSDTGGIFLTPLWFGFHDGSFDVYDQGVAASPGLESLAEDGSFAAISSEFMTATSSNGEDSAVFGAGGPIAPGEIASATLSVSPSNRYFSYASMVIPSNDAFIANGNPLAHQAFDAGGNFTPIEFLVLGTEVLDAGTELNTEMEAAFLNQTGPNTGDDENGVVALHPGFIGSIGNPGGTPIILSGSAINAAGASIDTIAADFTAAGYEVARISVSQIPEPTSLVLLGLSLSGMGLVRRR; this is translated from the coding sequence ATGCTACGTACCCGCCTTTTAACAGCCGCAGTCATCGCCATCGCCGCGACAACTAGCTCACTTTCAAATGTGAAGGCACAAGACCTTCAAGTGACGATCGAGAATCTTTCCGACACAGGCGGAATTTTTCTTACGCCGCTTTGGTTTGGTTTCCACGACGGTTCATTCGACGTTTACGATCAAGGCGTCGCCGCGAGTCCAGGACTAGAGAGCCTTGCCGAGGATGGTTCATTCGCAGCCATCTCTTCAGAGTTCATGACGGCGACCAGCAGCAACGGCGAAGACTCTGCTGTCTTTGGTGCCGGGGGGCCGATTGCCCCTGGCGAAATCGCCTCAGCGACGCTCTCGGTCAGTCCTTCCAACCGTTACTTCAGCTACGCTTCGATGGTTATCCCTTCAAACGATGCCTTCATCGCCAATGGCAATCCTCTTGCTCACCAGGCGTTCGATGCTGGCGGGAATTTCACACCGATCGAATTCCTCGTTCTCGGCACTGAGGTACTCGACGCAGGCACCGAGTTGAACACCGAAATGGAAGCGGCTTTTCTCAATCAGACCGGCCCCAACACTGGTGATGATGAAAATGGCGTGGTCGCTTTGCATCCGGGCTTCATCGGATCGATTGGTAACCCTGGTGGAACGCCAATTATTTTAAGCGGCAGTGCTATCAACGCTGCTGGTGCTTCGATCGACACAATCGCTGCCGACTTCACTGCAGCCGGCTATGAGGTAGCTCGAATTAGCGTATCCCAGATTCCTGAGCCAACCAGCTTAGTTCTCCTCGGCTTGTCGCTTTCCGGTATGGGATTGGTTCGTCGCCGGTAG
- a CDS encoding sigma-70 family RNA polymerase sigma factor, producing MESAESDTPEDDVDDNAEQWLQQYGDKLYCFALRHVSRQDVAEDLVQEALLAAWRGRKRFDGRSTRETWLISILRHKIIDYLRKPRRESQPLQTENDGGEELFDSEGYWKVRPGTWSATEQAAQNREFWEVLTGCVSELPEHLATAFKMREISTETTSEICQTLGITQENLSVRLHRARVLLRGCLERRWFKDD from the coding sequence ATGGAATCAGCCGAATCCGACACTCCCGAGGACGACGTTGACGATAACGCTGAGCAGTGGCTTCAGCAGTACGGCGACAAGCTTTACTGCTTCGCCCTCCGGCACGTCTCAAGGCAAGATGTGGCTGAAGATTTAGTGCAAGAGGCACTGTTGGCGGCGTGGCGGGGGCGCAAGCGCTTCGACGGGCGAAGCACCCGCGAGACGTGGCTAATCAGTATTCTTCGCCACAAAATCATTGATTATTTGCGAAAGCCGCGGCGTGAATCGCAACCCTTGCAGACCGAGAATGATGGTGGAGAAGAGCTGTTTGACAGTGAGGGCTACTGGAAAGTTCGCCCCGGCACCTGGAGTGCCACGGAGCAAGCGGCTCAAAATCGCGAGTTCTGGGAAGTCCTGACAGGTTGTGTCAGTGAACTGCCTGAGCACCTCGCGACCGCGTTCAAAATGAGAGAAATATCCACTGAAACCACCAGCGAAATCTGCCAAACTCTAGGAATCACCCAAGAAAACTTGTCCGTCCGGCTCCATCGTGCGAGAGTATTGCTTAGAGGCTGCCTCGAACGACGCTGGTTCAAAGACGACTAA
- a CDS encoding HD domain-containing protein, with translation MTVALANPDIAADAATTPYVPISLDAYRLTERHDVDVYCRMTGQNAYKLYAGSEKRIEEHDFAELERRGHKSLFLEQNAFDAVSEELLGRLEDIIADESLATDKRFAVLQTAVAAEVDSAFRLTNCDKFVGLANKMGKQVSGLLQGGNAVPSELFQIAEHDAYTFMHVTNVAGYAVVLAEHLGITDPNELEQIATGAILHDVGKRRIPADILKTKGRLTAQQRAVIQEHPRYGYEELCLRDDLTHDQLMMVYQHHEKVDGTGYPVRVDASEIHPWAKMIAVVDVFDALTSKRPYRRPAPLAEVLGFLEEGSGTQFDAEMVRCWIDAFQQN, from the coding sequence ATGACAGTTGCTCTTGCAAATCCAGATATCGCAGCCGACGCCGCGACGACACCTTATGTGCCGATCTCGCTGGATGCCTATCGACTGACTGAGCGGCACGACGTGGACGTCTATTGCCGCATGACGGGGCAGAACGCCTACAAGCTCTACGCGGGCAGTGAAAAGCGAATCGAGGAGCACGACTTTGCCGAACTAGAACGACGCGGACACAAGTCTCTGTTCCTGGAACAGAATGCTTTCGATGCCGTCTCCGAAGAGTTGCTCGGCAGACTCGAAGACATCATCGCTGATGAGTCGCTCGCCACCGATAAGCGCTTTGCCGTTTTACAAACCGCTGTCGCAGCGGAAGTCGATTCGGCTTTTCGCCTGACCAACTGCGACAAGTTCGTGGGCTTGGCCAACAAGATGGGCAAGCAAGTCTCCGGACTTCTGCAGGGCGGGAATGCCGTGCCCAGCGAGTTGTTCCAAATCGCCGAGCACGATGCCTACACGTTCATGCACGTGACGAATGTCGCCGGCTATGCCGTGGTGTTGGCCGAACACCTGGGGATTACTGATCCGAACGAGCTTGAGCAAATCGCCACCGGCGCCATCCTCCATGATGTCGGCAAGCGGCGTATTCCGGCTGATATATTGAAGACGAAAGGTCGACTGACTGCTCAGCAGCGGGCCGTGATTCAAGAGCACCCCCGCTACGGCTACGAGGAGCTGTGCCTGCGTGATGATTTGACGCATGACCAGCTGATGATGGTCTACCAGCATCACGAGAAAGTCGACGGCACGGGCTACCCTGTACGAGTCGACGCCAGCGAGATTCACCCTTGGGCGAAGATGATCGCTGTGGTTGATGTGTTTGACGCCCTCACCAGTAAACGACCCTATCGACGTCCAGCACCTTTGGCGGAAGTGCTCGGATTCTTGGAAGAAGGTTCTGGCACCCAATTTGATGCGGAGATGGTCCGATGCTGGATCGATGCATTTCAGCAGAACTGA
- the pdxH gene encoding pyridoxamine 5'-phosphate oxidase, with protein MSDSNSKNAPLSDMRRQYQQAGLRKADCDACPFEQFRVWFEQAREACSDEWFESNAMTLSTSTSTGIVSARIVLLKAFDAQGFVFFTNYDSQKGEELAANPNAALTLYWGPLERQVRILGTVTKTSREQSVEYFHSRPRGSQLGAIVSQQSSVVPNREALESSLQQLEQKHAGEEVPVPEHWGGFRLEPTEIEFWQGRPNRLHDRIRYRRDGGVWIIERLAP; from the coding sequence ATGAGCGACTCCAACTCAAAGAATGCACCCCTGTCCGACATGCGACGCCAGTACCAGCAGGCAGGCCTAAGAAAGGCCGACTGCGACGCTTGCCCTTTTGAGCAATTTCGCGTGTGGTTCGAGCAGGCACGCGAGGCCTGCTCCGACGAGTGGTTCGAATCCAACGCGATGACCCTGTCGACATCGACATCGACGGGGATCGTTAGTGCTCGGATCGTTCTCCTGAAGGCGTTCGACGCGCAGGGCTTTGTCTTCTTTACGAATTACGATTCCCAGAAAGGCGAAGAACTTGCTGCCAATCCGAATGCCGCACTGACGCTCTACTGGGGTCCGTTAGAGCGTCAGGTCCGCATCCTCGGAACGGTTACGAAGACCTCACGCGAGCAATCAGTCGAATACTTTCACAGCCGACCACGCGGCAGCCAATTGGGAGCGATCGTTTCGCAACAATCCTCGGTTGTTCCCAACCGCGAGGCATTAGAAAGTAGTCTTCAGCAACTTGAACAAAAACACGCTGGAGAAGAAGTGCCTGTGCCTGAACACTGGGGAGGATTCCGGCTTGAGCCCACGGAGATTGAATTCTGGCAAGGACGGCCTAATCGGTTGCATGATCGGATCAGGTATCGTCGTGATGGAGGAGTGTGGATTATCGAAAGGCTGGCTCCGTAA
- a CDS encoding NAD(P)H-hydrate epimerase: MNALPSLTREQSRRVDQIAIDEYGFSGLVLMENAGRGVADVLLGHEIETGDSQPSEVVILCGKGNNAGDGFVLARHLEIRGVRSKVLLLASPDELRGDALANYRVLQNCESPIVDLSAVGDLPASLDEHVGQATWLVDAMLGTGAQGTPRSPYDSTIRWMNNQHTRKLALDLPSGLDCDTGEAADPTVRADLTCTFATSKIGFDRPGAREHLGTVRVISIGIPSGAIERATKT; this comes from the coding sequence ATGAATGCCCTACCCTCCCTCACCCGCGAACAATCACGACGGGTCGATCAGATCGCCATCGACGAGTACGGCTTCTCTGGCCTCGTACTGATGGAAAACGCCGGTCGAGGTGTCGCCGATGTTTTGCTCGGCCACGAAATCGAAACCGGCGATTCGCAACCCTCTGAAGTTGTCATACTTTGTGGCAAAGGGAACAACGCTGGCGACGGATTCGTTCTCGCTCGTCATCTCGAAATACGCGGCGTGCGGTCGAAAGTCCTTTTGCTCGCGTCTCCCGATGAGCTACGAGGGGATGCGTTGGCGAACTATCGAGTCCTTCAAAACTGCGAGTCCCCGATCGTCGACCTCTCAGCGGTAGGCGACTTACCAGCCTCGCTTGACGAGCATGTTGGGCAAGCGACTTGGCTGGTGGATGCCATGCTGGGAACGGGAGCACAGGGGACGCCGCGGTCTCCTTACGACTCAACCATTCGCTGGATGAACAACCAGCACACCCGGAAGCTCGCTCTCGACCTCCCAAGTGGGCTGGATTGCGACACCGGAGAAGCCGCGGATCCAACGGTGCGTGCCGACCTGACCTGTACGTTCGCTACGAGCAAGATTGGTTTTGATCGTCCCGGTGCACGGGAACACTTGGGAACAGTACGGGTGATTTCTATCGGCATACCGTCTGGGGCGATTGAGCGCGCTACGAAGACGTGA
- a CDS encoding PilZ domain-containing protein: MLDRCISAELMPKLWRSLPSQAMLPLGGAEFYGAEQQQPAFPDTRRQFERINVRVPAILRQDETYHGIYIRDASRVGLGIYSPIQLLPMSEVRIWLPEEEHLVLRVRRCLKQQRQCYEVGCEFSEGALPANLFRELFMATVG; this comes from the coding sequence ATGCTGGATCGATGCATTTCAGCAGAACTGATGCCGAAGTTGTGGCGCTCGCTACCTTCGCAGGCCATGCTGCCGTTGGGGGGCGCGGAGTTCTACGGAGCGGAACAGCAACAGCCAGCGTTCCCTGACACTCGACGTCAGTTTGAACGCATTAATGTCCGTGTGCCAGCGATTCTCCGACAGGATGAGACCTACCACGGCATCTATATCCGTGATGCGTCGCGAGTCGGGCTAGGAATCTATTCTCCGATCCAATTGCTACCGATGTCGGAGGTTCGTATCTGGCTGCCTGAGGAAGAACACTTAGTCCTGAGAGTTCGCCGCTGCCTCAAACAGCAACGCCAGTGTTATGAAGTCGGCTGCGAGTTCTCTGAAGGTGCGCTGCCTGCGAATCTCTTTCGTGAGTTGTTCATGGCGACGGTCGGGTGA
- a CDS encoding DUF4404 family protein: MNSQELRETLEELKRELARPEQFDVPTRESLEQLSEEIDRRLASETKEALETPAEEPSFTEQLQSYLLEIETEHPKLTRAVNQVAAALANLGI, encoded by the coding sequence ATGAATAGCCAAGAACTTCGTGAGACCCTCGAAGAACTCAAACGCGAACTAGCTCGGCCTGAGCAGTTTGACGTGCCAACACGAGAATCTTTAGAACAACTTTCCGAGGAAATCGATCGGCGGTTGGCAAGCGAGACCAAAGAGGCATTAGAAACGCCAGCGGAGGAGCCTTCGTTTACGGAGCAGCTTCAGAGTTACTTATTAGAGATCGAAACCGAACATCCCAAGCTGACGCGTGCGGTCAACCAAGTCGCGGCGGCGCTGGCGAATTTGGGGATCTGA
- a CDS encoding HAMP domain-containing sensor histidine kinase — MSPRKAWLIYAVCSLVVLATIGWLLRQSLEADKLRFQAEQGALREQDVRLALWRMDTKLAPLIAEETARPHYAYQAESILNPSLAVSPYNVYLNFEADQLGNWRSPQAPAKETVQQQSQQQALQPEPVPSEQLEDNRKRLERLSHNVDVQNLLAALPEQSNRIIPAPTSESLPRETEPDALDRTNGEYRDPKKGNIASGEYGAPYGEEYGGGYGKAANGPPQIALPKVASQAKKGDFEQRGKRYQQQARQELTKQRGNYYNNAPNPPAFDGEAQQASDDPFGATDVIESISRPLWMNDQLLLARRVTRNGELFVQGSWLDWPNLKQDLLAEVADLFPTADLVPLEDAESGDPSRMLAGLPVEFRVPHLKNIYLPSPGVIRNLAISAVAVLAALLSVGALLWGVLALSERRAAFVSSVTHELRTPLTTFRMYSEMLAGGMVPQEQRRQEYLETLRVESERLSHLVENVLSYARLERGRGPTLDDSTTPGELVDRFEKRLTDRAKLAEMELVVELDREVADATLRSDIGVVEQILFNLVDNAAKYASNSEDRRIHLTATCGFAGAKPQAVRFVVRDYGPGYESERKATRSVAFSKSAQKAAESAPGVGLGLALCRRLAKQLGGKLEVANHAQGGAEATLTLPLAA; from the coding sequence ATGTCTCCCCGCAAAGCCTGGCTCATCTATGCCGTCTGCTCGCTCGTCGTTCTCGCGACGATCGGTTGGCTGCTGCGTCAGTCGCTTGAAGCGGACAAGCTACGTTTTCAAGCGGAGCAGGGAGCTTTGCGCGAGCAAGATGTCCGACTCGCCCTCTGGCGGATGGACACCAAGCTCGCCCCGCTCATCGCGGAAGAGACTGCGAGACCTCACTACGCGTATCAAGCTGAGAGTATCCTCAACCCATCGCTTGCGGTTTCGCCGTACAACGTTTACCTCAATTTCGAGGCTGACCAACTAGGCAACTGGCGCTCGCCCCAGGCACCCGCGAAAGAGACAGTTCAACAACAGAGCCAACAGCAAGCACTTCAGCCGGAACCCGTTCCATCGGAGCAACTGGAAGACAATCGCAAACGACTTGAACGACTCTCTCATAACGTCGACGTGCAAAATCTGCTCGCCGCTCTGCCCGAGCAATCCAACAGAATCATCCCAGCTCCTACTTCCGAGAGCCTCCCTCGCGAGACAGAGCCTGATGCGTTGGACAGAACAAATGGTGAGTACCGAGATCCGAAAAAGGGTAATATCGCCAGTGGTGAATATGGAGCGCCATACGGAGAAGAGTATGGCGGTGGCTACGGCAAAGCGGCCAACGGCCCGCCGCAAATCGCCCTCCCGAAGGTCGCTTCCCAAGCAAAGAAGGGCGACTTCGAGCAACGCGGCAAACGCTACCAACAGCAAGCTCGCCAAGAGCTAACCAAGCAACGTGGCAACTACTACAACAATGCACCCAATCCGCCTGCATTTGATGGCGAAGCTCAGCAAGCCAGTGACGACCCTTTCGGCGCGACCGACGTTATTGAAAGCATCAGTCGTCCCCTCTGGATGAACGACCAATTACTGCTAGCCAGACGAGTCACCCGCAATGGAGAACTGTTTGTGCAAGGAAGCTGGCTCGATTGGCCAAACCTGAAGCAGGATCTGCTTGCCGAAGTCGCCGATCTCTTTCCAACCGCAGACTTAGTTCCCTTAGAGGACGCCGAGTCCGGCGACCCCTCGCGGATGCTCGCCGGCTTGCCGGTCGAGTTCCGAGTGCCACACCTCAAGAACATCTACCTCCCTTCGCCAGGAGTGATTCGCAACCTCGCGATCAGCGCCGTTGCCGTGCTGGCCGCCTTGCTTTCCGTCGGCGCGTTACTGTGGGGCGTCCTGGCTTTGAGCGAACGCCGCGCTGCGTTCGTCTCCTCGGTGACTCACGAGTTACGCACGCCCCTGACCACGTTTCGGATGTATTCCGAAATGCTCGCCGGCGGGATGGTTCCGCAAGAGCAGCGACGTCAGGAGTATCTCGAAACGCTGCGTGTCGAGTCCGAGCGACTCTCTCACCTAGTCGAGAACGTGCTGAGTTACGCAAGGCTCGAACGGGGCAGGGGACCAACCCTTGATGACTCGACGACACCAGGTGAATTGGTCGACCGATTCGAGAAAAGGCTCACTGATCGGGCCAAGCTCGCCGAGATGGAGCTTGTTGTCGAACTCGATAGGGAAGTTGCCGACGCCACGTTGCGAAGCGATATTGGCGTTGTTGAGCAAATCCTATTCAACCTTGTCGATAACGCCGCCAAGTACGCGAGCAACTCTGAGGATCGCCGCATACATCTCACCGCCACCTGTGGCTTCGCCGGGGCTAAGCCGCAAGCGGTGCGTTTCGTAGTCCGCGACTATGGACCTGGCTACGAGTCAGAAAGGAAAGCAACGCGATCCGTCGCTTTCAGCAAGAGCGCCCAGAAGGCCGCCGAAAGTGCCCCTGGGGTCGGTCTCGGTTTGGCCCTCTGCCGACGTTTGGCAAAACAACTCGGCGGCAAGCTCGAAGTCGCCAACCACGCCCAAGGCGGCGCCGAAGCAACGCTGACCCTGCCGCTCGCGGCTTAG
- a CDS encoding response regulator transcription factor, giving the protein MPTILTIEDDTAIRRGVVDALTYAGHEVLEEGDGTQGCETALRRQFDLLLLDMVLPGKTGLEILAAVRNAKPTLPVIILSARGEENDRVSGLKLGADDYVVKPFSVTELLARVEAVLRRSPSRPTDIQELELPGVRVDFARSEATSDDGERIELSEKECDLLRYLSRHRQRAVQREELLENVWQIDARGVSTRTVDMHVARLREKLGAEVISTVRGKGYMLA; this is encoded by the coding sequence ATGCCCACCATCCTCACCATCGAAGACGACACCGCCATCCGCCGCGGGGTCGTCGATGCGCTCACGTATGCGGGGCACGAGGTCCTCGAAGAGGGCGACGGCACACAAGGCTGCGAGACGGCTCTCCGCCGTCAGTTCGATCTGCTGCTGCTCGACATGGTACTGCCCGGCAAGACGGGCCTAGAAATCCTCGCCGCAGTTCGCAACGCTAAGCCGACTTTACCGGTGATCATCCTCAGTGCGCGTGGCGAAGAGAATGACCGCGTTAGCGGGCTCAAACTTGGCGCCGACGATTATGTGGTGAAACCGTTCAGCGTCACGGAGTTGCTCGCTCGGGTCGAAGCCGTGTTGCGACGTTCGCCTAGTCGCCCGACCGACATTCAAGAACTAGAATTGCCGGGAGTCCGAGTCGACTTCGCCCGGAGTGAAGCCACTTCCGACGACGGCGAGCGTATTGAGTTATCCGAGAAAGAATGCGATTTGTTGCGCTACCTTTCCCGACACCGCCAGCGGGCCGTCCAGCGTGAAGAACTATTAGAAAACGTCTGGCAAATCGACGCACGGGGCGTGAGTACACGCACGGTCGATATGCATGTAGCACGCCTGCGCGAGAAACTCGGTGCCGAGGTAATTTCCACCGTGAGAGGAAAGGGTTACATGCTCGCGTGA